DNA from uncultured Desulfovibrio sp.:
CTCTATGCTGTCAACAGCGCTGCCCGCGACAAACGGGGCAGTTTCAGCTGAACGTGGAGGATGCCTCACATGAAACTAGGCGCAAAACTTGTGCTCTCTTTCGGCAGTCTTATTGCCGTCATTCTGGTGTCTTCTGCCATCACGATGCACAACGTGGGCGAAATGAACGGCAAGGTGCGCGAGATTGACGAGGCATGGCTGCCTTCCGTCACCGCCATCCAGTCCATGAATGTGCAGCTCAATTCGCTCCGCGCCGATCTTGCGTCAATAATGTCGCAAACCTACGCCGACGAGATCCGCAAGTACGAAAAGAATCTTCAGGATTCCATGGACTCCATCCAGCGCGATCAGACCGCCTATCTGCAACTGCGCAACGCCACCCCCGGCATGGATAGTGAGCAAGGCAAGGCCCTTATGGCGCGCATTGCCGACCTTTCCTTGCAGGAAAGCAAGGCACGCGAAGGCATCATCAAGGGTGTGCTGGACGGTCGGCGCGGCGTGGCAAACGTGGCCTTTGACAAAAAATACCGCCCAGTTTTTCAGGAACTTGGCGAGACCTATGGCGAAGTTGTCCGCATGAACGTCACGGGCAGCAAGGCCGCGGCCCAAAGCGCCACTGACGCAGGGCAAAAAACCCGCAACATGTCCATTGCCATCACTCTGGCTGCCGTTATCATCAGCATCTGCATTACCTGGCTGCTCACGCGTTCTGTGGGGCGGCAACTGGGCAAAGACCCCGGCGAACTGGCCGTCATAGCCCGCCGGGTTGCCAACGGCGATTACGATATTGACGATGGCAGCACCAAAACTGGCGTGTATGCAGATATGGTTTCCATGGCGCAGACGCTTAAAGAAAACATGGCAAAGGCGCATCAGGAATCGGAAAACGCCAGGCAAAGCGCCCAGCGGGCAGAAGAAGCCCTGCGGCAGGCGGAGGCAGCAAGCGTTGAAGCCCAGCGCAAAGCCGAAGCAATGAGCGCCGCTTCTGAGGGTCTTCAGCAGGTTGCGCAGGTTGTGAGCGACGCTTCAACGCGACTGGCAGCGCACATTGAGCAGTCTGACAAGGGAGCATGCGAAACGTCGCTCAGGCTGACGGAGGCCGCCAGCGCCATTCAGCAGATGAACAATACCGTGCTTCAGGTGGCGCAGAACGCCGCAGCCGCCAATGCCGCTTCGCTCGAAACGCGCCAAAAAGCCGAGCAAGGCGCTGAAATCGTCAAGCGCTCCCTGCACAGCATCAGCGAGGTGCACCATGTTTCGCTGGCGACCAAGAACGATATGGCGCAGCTCCGGGAACATACGCAAAACATCAACCGCATCATGAACGTTATTTCGGATATTGCCGACCAGACCAACCTGCTTGCCCTTAATGCCGCTATTGAAGCTGCCCGTGCGGGCGATGCCGGGCGCGGTTTTGCCGTGGTAGCTGATGAGGTGCGCAAACTGGCGGAAAAAACAATGGCCTCCACACATGACGTGGCCAACGCCATCACGGCCATTCAGGACAGTGCAGCAAAAAGCATGGATTCTGTGGATAACGTTGCCCTTCAGATTGAGCAGGCCAATGACTTTGCCCAACAATCCGGACAGGCGCTGACAGATATCGTTGTGATGGTGGAATCCACCTCTGATCAGGTTACCGCTATCACTTCTGCCAGCGAGGGGCAGTCCGCCGCCAGTGACCAGGTCACAAGCGTTATTGACCAGATCAACGGCATGTCCCGGCAAACAGCCTCTGCCATGCGTGCGGCCACAGAAGCTGTGGAAGACCTGGCGGCCCAGGCCAACGGGCTTTCGGGCCTTATTGCGCAGATGCGCGCCCAGTAATTTTTTTCAGGGTATTCACGGTTTGTTGCAACAGGTGTTGCAAAAACGCCGGCCTTCGGGTCGGCGTTTTTGTTTGCGGTGTCATTCTGGGAGTCTGATCAACCGCTATTATACTTAGCCGTATGCATTTGCGGGAGACCAGCCATGAGCGAGCCAGCAGCGGCCATAACCAACCTTTCAGCCCAGGCCAGAGCAACCTCTCATGCAATTGGTAGAAGCCATGAACCACGATTTATTCCGGCTCGCGACAGCGTCCTCCATATACTGCATGGCGCGTACAAAGCGGGGTTCAGAAAAACCACCCCCTTTGTTGTATATTTTGTCCTTCATCCCACTGAAAAAATTTAGCACGCTCTTTGCATAAGTTATACATTCATCGCAAGTGTCTGTAGCACAAACCCCGGAGGTGAAAGCCTATGCGACTGATTGTAAAACTTGGACTATCATTCTTTTTTATTACACTTGTTCTGCTTGCGATGAGTGGAATGTCAATCAAAAACATTTCTGCAATGAATAAAAGATTCATTGAAATAGATACATCTTTGCTCCCATCTCTCATAGAACTTCAGGAAATGCATCTGAAATTCTGGATTATTCGCTCTGACGTATTGGCGCTTATTTCACAAACCTCGCCCTCAGAGATCGAACGATATTCCTCCAACATCACCAGCACGATGGATTCCATCAGGGAAAATCATGATAGATATTTTGCCATTGTGGGTGAATCCGAAGACCAGCACCATGCAGCAGCAAAGGAACTGATAGAAAAAATTGATGCAATTTCTCGCAAACTCAACACGGTACGCAAAGAAATCCTTGCATTTGTGCAATGTGAAGAACGTGGAGAGGCAATAAACATATTTGAAAATAAATACACCACGCTATTCAACAGCCTTGAACCACTCTATGAAGAGCTGATGGCGCTTACCAAGTCAGACAGCAAACAGGTGTCTGCCGAGGCCGTTGCCACAGGCGAAAGTGCAGTTAAAGGCGCATATGCGCTTAGTGCTGCCGCCGTTTTTTTCAGCATCATCGTTTCTCTTGTACTTTCGCGCTCCATAAAGCATCAACTTGGCAAAGACCCGGGAGAACTCCAGGCTGTGGCAAGCCGTGTTGCTGCCGGAGACTACGACATTCATGACGCAAATAGCGACAGCGTTGGCGTGTACGCTTCCATCGTCGCGATGGTGCAGGCACTGAAAACCCACATCGAAAGCGCTCAGCGTGAATCACTGGTGGCGCGGGAGCAATCCGCCAAGGCAACCGAAGCCCTGCGCCAGACGGAAGCCGCCAATATCGAGGCCCAGAGCAAAAGCGAAGCCCTGCGGATGGCCGCCGCCAGACTTCAGGAGGTGGCCCGGGTAGTGAGCGCGGCCACAGCGCGACTGGCGGCGCAGATTGAGCAGTCAGATAAAGGCGCGCAAGAGACATCGGCCCGACTGGGCGAGGCGGCCTCTGCCATGCAGCAGATGAATGCCACAGTGCAGGAAGTGGCGCGCAACGCGTCCGTTGCCTCGCAGGCCTCCACAGAAACCCGCGCCAAGGCGGAAAACGGCTCAGAAATCGTCAAACGCTCGCTGCGCAGCATTGATCAGGTGCATCAGGCATCCATGACGCTCAAGGACGACATGGCCCAACTGCACGGACACACCCAAAACATCAACCGCATCATGGGCGTTATTTCAGACATCGCCGACCAGACCAATCTGCTTGCCCTCAACGCCGCCATTGAGGCTGCCCGTGCGGGTGATGCCGGGCGGGGCTTTGCCGTGGTGGCGGATGAAGTGCGCAAACTGGCGGAAAAAACAATGGCCTCCACCCATGACGTTGCCAATGCCATTGAGGCTATCCAGTCCAGCGCTACCCAGAGCATGGATTCTGTGGACAGGGCCGCAAGGCAGATTGAACAAGCCAATACCTACGCCAGCCAGTCTGGTGCGGCCCTGACCGATATTGTGGCCACGGTTGAGGGCACGGCGGATCAGGTCAATGCCATTGCCGCCGCAAGCGAGCAGCAGTCTGCCGCCAGCGATGAAGTAAGCCGCGCCATAACCCAGATAAGCGAAATGTCGCGCCAGACCTCTGCCGCCATGCGCGAAGCGGCGGATGCCGTGGCCGAACTGGCAGGGCAGACCCAAAATCTTATGGATCTCATGTCCAGCATGCAGCAATAGTACAAAAGAAAGGGGCTGTTCCGGCAGCGCATTGCGCATCTCTGCCGGAACAGCCCCCACAGGCCCGAAATATTTTTTGTCTACGGCTCTTCCGCCACGGCAGGCTTGCACCGCCTGCCCAGCCAGCGGGCGATCACAGGGGGCAGCCAGCCAGCGGCCTTTTGCCCGGCCCCGACAGCTTCATCCCTGCTTGGCGTGTACTGCTTTTTGACAATATAGACGCCCACCAGCACCACCGCTATGCCCAGAACTTCCAGACCCGACAATTTCTCTGAAAATATGACCCACGAGTACACAGCGGCAATGGCAGGCTGGCAAAGGCAGATCACCGCAGAAAGGTTGACGCTGAGCTTGCCCTGACAATGCGTGAGCATGTTATGCCCAATCACCTGCACGCAGAGCGTAAGAGCCAATATGGGCCACAGATC
Protein-coding regions in this window:
- a CDS encoding methyl-accepting chemotaxis protein, with product MRLIVKLGLSFFFITLVLLAMSGMSIKNISAMNKRFIEIDTSLLPSLIELQEMHLKFWIIRSDVLALISQTSPSEIERYSSNITSTMDSIRENHDRYFAIVGESEDQHHAAAKELIEKIDAISRKLNTVRKEILAFVQCEERGEAINIFENKYTTLFNSLEPLYEELMALTKSDSKQVSAEAVATGESAVKGAYALSAAAVFFSIIVSLVLSRSIKHQLGKDPGELQAVASRVAAGDYDIHDANSDSVGVYASIVAMVQALKTHIESAQRESLVAREQSAKATEALRQTEAANIEAQSKSEALRMAAARLQEVARVVSAATARLAAQIEQSDKGAQETSARLGEAASAMQQMNATVQEVARNASVASQASTETRAKAENGSEIVKRSLRSIDQVHQASMTLKDDMAQLHGHTQNINRIMGVISDIADQTNLLALNAAIEAARAGDAGRGFAVVADEVRKLAEKTMASTHDVANAIEAIQSSATQSMDSVDRAARQIEQANTYASQSGAALTDIVATVEGTADQVNAIAAASEQQSAASDEVSRAITQISEMSRQTSAAMREAADAVAELAGQTQNLMDLMSSMQQ
- a CDS encoding methyl-accepting chemotaxis protein codes for the protein MKLGAKLVLSFGSLIAVILVSSAITMHNVGEMNGKVREIDEAWLPSVTAIQSMNVQLNSLRADLASIMSQTYADEIRKYEKNLQDSMDSIQRDQTAYLQLRNATPGMDSEQGKALMARIADLSLQESKAREGIIKGVLDGRRGVANVAFDKKYRPVFQELGETYGEVVRMNVTGSKAAAQSATDAGQKTRNMSIAITLAAVIISICITWLLTRSVGRQLGKDPGELAVIARRVANGDYDIDDGSTKTGVYADMVSMAQTLKENMAKAHQESENARQSAQRAEEALRQAEAASVEAQRKAEAMSAASEGLQQVAQVVSDASTRLAAHIEQSDKGACETSLRLTEAASAIQQMNNTVLQVAQNAAAANAASLETRQKAEQGAEIVKRSLHSISEVHHVSLATKNDMAQLREHTQNINRIMNVISDIADQTNLLALNAAIEAARAGDAGRGFAVVADEVRKLAEKTMASTHDVANAITAIQDSAAKSMDSVDNVALQIEQANDFAQQSGQALTDIVVMVESTSDQVTAITSASEGQSAASDQVTSVIDQINGMSRQTASAMRAATEAVEDLAAQANGLSGLIAQMRAQ